ACAGTAATATCCTGTGCTTATAAATCGTTTTTTTGGTAATATTTTTTGTGTACGTCATACAGTTTTTAAATACATTTAACCAAGGAGACAGCTTTTTTTTGCTTGTGGTTTGTACAACCACAAGCAAAAGCATAATCCAAACAGTCATAATTCCCCCTATATCTGCAATTTTGGTATTCATAACCTCCTTCAAAACTATCTTTCACAATAAAAAGGTACTATCTTGTACTTATTACATAATGAAAAAATTTTATGTAACAATCCATTGATGGTTGAGTTTATTGTATTTTCTCCTTATAATTAAGGAAATTGCAAAACCAGAGTAGCAAGTTATTCGTAAAGATTAGAGAATGTACTTATTTGTTTAAATGAAAGCGTACATTTATAAAGTATTAAAATGATCATTCTTAACAATAATCGACACGTTGTTTAAAAAGGAGGGAGTAACATTGTGAAGGAAACAACTTTTTACCACATGAGAACCGGGAAAAGAGTTTTTTCGTGTATAGTCCTACTGTTTACCTTGTTTTTGTCCCTATGCACTACAGCTTCAGCATCCATATCCCCTCAAATAGCAGGAGGAGGTAAGCATAGCCTTATTTTGAAATCAGATGGCACCGTGTGGGTTTGCGGAGAAAACCTGGGAGACCCATTAGCACAGAGAAGAACCTATCCTGAAATAAGTGCCACTCCGACAAAAATACATAATCTCAAGAATATTGTCGCAATCGCTTCTGGATGGGAACACAATCTTGCGCTGAAATCAGATGGCACTGTTTGGGCATGGGGGAATAACCATTTCGGTCAATTAGGGAACGGAAACGTCACAGAAGGCAGCGCTCCTGTTCAAACACAAAAACTCAGTAATATTACCGATATAACTGCCGGATTTTATCACAGCATTGCCCTAAAATCCGATGGCACTGTTTGGGTTTGGGGAAATAATGAAACAGGTCAATTAGGAAATGGAAATACGGAAAACAACAGTATCCCTATGCACTTGCAGGGTCTTCACGATATAATTGCAATTGCCAGTGGCAACCACCACAACCTGGCGTTGCAAAAAGATGGCACCGTCTGGGCCTGGGGCGCGAATGGTTATGGTCAGCTGGGAAATGGTAAAATGGAAGATTTCAGCACACTCGTAGCAGTGGAAGGCATTAGCAATATAACCGCCATTGCAGCTGGAAATAATCACAGTTTTGCCCTTCATTCTGATGGTACTGTTTGGGCATGGGGTTATAATAAATACGGTCAACTGGGAAGCGGTACTACCAGTAACAGCAGTATCCCCCTCCAGATAATAGACCTGAAATCCGTGATTGCTATTTCAGCTGGAGGTTACCACGGAATCGCCCTTCAATCAGATGGTGTTGTACAAGCATTTGGCTATAACAGAAGCGGACAGTTAGGAAACGGAACCACATCAAATTATCATTACACTACGGTAAAAGTACGTGGACTGCAGGATATCAAGACCATCTCATCAGGGCATAATCACTGCCTGGCTTTAAAATCAGATGGCTCAGTCTGGGCTTGGGGAAATAACGAATTCGGCCAGCTGGGAGATGGAACAAAGATTTCAAGAAAGGTCCCTGTTAAAGCAAAAATCACGGTAGATATTTCTGAGAAAGTTGTTCAATCCTCTGAGAAAACAACCATATCTGATTCTTCGATAATCTCTGAAATTGCAACAGTTTCCGAGACCACAGCTGCGTCTGACGCCATTCCCGTCTCTACTATTGCAACAACTGCGAAAACAAAAACTGCCGCATTACCTCCTTCAATATCCGTGGGAAATACGTCTGTTCCCTTTTGGCAACCTTCAACACCGGAAGAGAAAGCTATACAGGAGGCAGTCAATTCGTTCTGGAAAAGTGTCCAACGAAATGAATGGCAGGGGATACTTCGACTCTTTTCACCACAAGCCCTCGAACAGCACTATAATGCTACCATTAATGGTTTGCAGCCTACACTTAAATTTCCCATAAGGGAACTTGAATCATACAAAGGGACAGTTGCTGATCCTGAACAACAAAGGATGCTCGATTTTGCCATTCTCTACAAACAGGAAGAATTTGATATATTGCAGTTTGAAACCAATAAATTAGCGGCAGAAAGGGTATTGAGTCAATTTCGGGATAAATCTATACGGAGATTCGTAATACGTGATATGTTGGTCTATGGAAACAACGTTGATGTTAAAGGGTCGCTTTTTTTCAACGACCAGAGAAGTGGTATAGAAAAAGAACAAAAGATCACGCAGAGATTGAAACTAACCGATGGTAGGTGGCTTTTCGGAATAGATCAATAGTACAACAAATCTCTTCATAAAGATTACCGTAGAAGGCGCAGTGATAGTAATAGGATCTAGCCCGTTTCGCTTCTCGCCCTCAATCAGTTTTTCTATAACTAAATACACTTGAATTTGTCCCAATGCATTGATAAAATCACAAATTTGTAAATTTTGCCGATTTTCATTTTCGATCTCAGATTTGACATCTAACTTAACATCATACCACACAGAGAATGGGTATAGTTGATTGTTCGCGGGAATCTTCCTTAAATCACCCTTATGATACTCCAAGTACTCCTCTTCTTAGGGATTTTATATCCCGTAAACCATTAGAAGAAGTGGTAACAAAAGGTTTATAAATGAGAAGAACTATTTTTATAAACTTAGCTGTTGGTGGTATGTTTTTTTTGTCTTTCCTTTTCGGAGGATGTGCATCTCAACCAAAAAAACAGACAGTTCCGGTACCCCTGGAAAAAGAGATTAAATCAATTGAAGGGGCAACTTCGTCTGGGACATCGTACTTTGTTAATAAAGGAGACACCCTGTGGCGCATCTCTAAAAAGTACGGCGTTTCTGTCGAACAACTGCTCAATGCTAATAATATTACCGACGTAAAAAATTTGAAAGTTGGCCAGACATTGATTATTCCCGGTCATGGAAAATCCAACGCGACTTATGCCAAATTTACAAATACTTCGCCAGCAAGCACTGTCGCGAGAAAAATGTCTGCAACCGGCTTTATATGGCCCGTTAAGGGAAAAACTATTTCTTATTATGATGATTTTATGAACGGAACAAAACACGCGGGCATATATATACTTCCAGAACCAGGACAAAAAGTTGTAGCAGCAAAAAAAGGCACCGTTGAAGCTGTTTCAAATTTGGGAGATAATAAACATGTTCTGGTAATAAAACATGCATGGGGAGTACGCACGTTCTACGGGTGTTGCTGCACACTGCTGGTGGGAGAAGGCGCTTATGTTGAACAAGGACATCCCATTGCCAATCTTTTACAGAACGGTCCCAATGTATTGAAGGAAATTAGTTTTAAAATTTACATAAAAGACAAACCCGTAAATCCGCTATTACATTTACCATAAAGAAAGGAATAAGTGCAATGCCAGTATATGAATTTCAATGCAGTCAATGTAATGCTGTTTTTGAGGAGTACTTCAGAAGCGCATCAGAACAGAAAGATTTATCTTGTCCTTCCTGCAAAAGTATTGATATTCAAAAATTATTTTCTGCGTTTGGGACAGCAACTCACAATAATGGCCCTGTCCCACCTGTTAGCGGGGGTGGTGGCTGTGGTTGCGGCAGCGGTGGCGGTTGCTCCCCATCATATTAAGCGCGGCATATCCAGACAGTTTTTACTATTTCCGTTCAACAAAAAACTTATTTTTATGGAGACTGCACGCCAATGAAGAATCTTTGGGCGCCATGGAGAGTAGCATATATACAACAAAGTCCCAAAGAAAATGTTTGTTTTCTTTGTGAGTCATTCAATAACAACCATGACGATAAAAGCCTTATTGTCTATCGAAGCAAGGAAAGTTTTTGTATCTTAAATAAATACCCATACAATAGCGGACACCTTATGGTTGCGCCTAACAACCATAAGGCTGATATTTCAGAGCTAACAGACCATGAACTCCTGGAAATTATGAAACTAACTGCAAAAATGAAGGGAATACTTACCAAACTAATGGCACCGGAAGGTTTTAACATTGGTATTAATCTTGGAAAACCTGCAGGAGCAGGACTTCTTGGGCACATACATGTACATATTGTACCTAGATGGAATGGCGATACAAATTTCATGCCTGTTATATCAGAAGCAAAGGTTATCTCTCAATCACTGGAAAATCTTTATAAAGAATTTAAAAAACAATTAGTATGACCAGAAAAGATTTTGAATTAAAAGAGGACAGGGATCTTGCTTCTTTTGCGATGAAAAGCAAAAATTCCAAAGGAAGAAAGTATGCGGAGGAAGAACATTTCTATCGCAGTGTGTATCAGCGAGACCGTGATCGTATCATCCACTCAACGGCATTTCGGCGTCTTGAGTATAAAACACAAGTTTTTGTAAACCATGAAGGAGACTATTACAGAACACGGCTAACCCATACTATGGAAGTTTCACAAATCGCAAGAATTCTCTCAAGGGCATTAAATCTAAACGAAGACCTCGCAGAAGCCATAGCTCTGGCTCATGATCTGGGCCATACCCCCTTTGGACACTCAGGAGAAGAAGCATTAAAAAAACTCATGAAGGGACAGGGAGGCTTTGAACACAACCTTCATGGATTACGTGTGGTTGATATTCTCGAACACAGGTACCCTAATTTTCCAGGTCTTAATTTATCATGGGAAGTAAGAGAGTCCATCGTAAAACATAATTCTTCCTGTCTCGACAATTCAACCTCTGCAGAATATAATGCGACCGAACAACCTTTGTTAGAAGCACAAATTGTGGATAAAGCAGATGCTATTGCTTATGATAATCACGATATAGACGACGGTTTAAAGGCAGGCATTATTACCAATGACGATTTACAAGCCATTGACTTATGGAGAGAAACACAGAAAAAAGTGAAAGAAAGCTATATCATTCATGATCATTCAATATTAATAGCACAAACAATCAGGACCTTAATTAACCTGGAAGTTACTGATTTACTTGAAAATACCAAGGCTAGAATTAAACAAGAAGGAATTAGAACCGTCAAGGATGTCAGGACATTTCCTGGAACAATCGTAGCCTTTTCATCAAAATTAACGGAACAAAAAAATAATCTTCAAAAATTCCTTTATCATAATGTATATCAACATTATCGAGTTGTTCGAATGTCGAATAAAGCTAAGCGATTTTTAGAGGAACTTTTTACCTCTTTTCTTAAAAACCCAAAACAGCTCCCCATTGAATACCAAAAATGGGTAGAAGAGTCAGGCCTTTACCAGGGGATTTGCGACTATATTGCGGGAATGACTGATCGTTACGCGCAGGACGAATACAAAAAATTGTTCTACCCTTATGAAACAGTATGATAACATACGAAAATGCGAACCGCATCCCTATTGATAAATATTTATTTGCCTTTAGTATCGGAAGTTGGGATTTAGGCTTTACTATTTGTTATTTTTTTGTAACTATTCAGCGCAAACATTTCAGTCTGTGTTTTAACCCTGACAGGGTTTTAAACCCTGTCAGGGTTCTGTCTGGTTTCTTACCCGAATGCGTATTCTGGTAGTTTGATATATTACGCTGAATAGTTACATTTTTTTTAGATTTAACGGATTCAATATTTTTGACAGTCGTTTGTCCGGAACATGAAACGGTAGCATCTAGAAACACTCATTAAGGGCAATACACATTATGAAGGTATCTGCTGTCTTAGTCGGAGCAGGTCTTGGACTGCGAATGGGCGGAGCCGTAAAGAAACCTTTTCTGCGGATCCACGGCAAGCCTATATTTCTTTATACCATTGAGCGTTTTTCCCAAAACGACATGATCTCTGAAATTATTTTTGTCGTTGGTGAAAATGAGCTAATACCTTTTCGTGAAAAATGGCAAGCAGTACTTGCCACATACAAGGTCAAAAAGATTATTCCTGGAGGAAAAAGACGTCAGGATAGCGTGTTTAACGGCATTTCTCAGACAAATAAAGATACTAACATAGTACTCATTCATGATATTGTGAGACCTCTGGTAAAAGCAGAACACATCGATTCTGTCATAAACAAAACATATGAATTCCATGCTGCCATTCTCGCAGCTCCAATGAAAGCAACCGTTAAAGAGGTCGGACATAATTTATGCATTGAACGCACTGTGCCAAGACAAAGATTGTGGATGGCACAAACCCCACAGGGATTTGAAAAAAATTTGCTTCTAAAAGTCTTCCAGCAATCTCAAAATACTGCTACAGAATTCACTGATGATTCAGAAATGGTTGAAAAAGCAGGTTATCCCGTTTACATTGTTCCAGGGACAGATGACAACATAAAAATTACCACGTCTGAGGATATTCACTTGGCAGAGGCATTACTGACACCCTAATACTACAAAGGGAAAGATCAAAAACTTTCCTTAGAGAATAAATATTTAATCGTTTTGCAGTTTTACAGGTGCAAGGAAATACCTGTATATCGAGCCAATGGACATTTTTCATGCTTCCTCTAAAATTGAAACTTAGTACTTTATTACAGATATTGTCCATTATGAAGAAATTTTCTCTACTAACAACCATTCTTTCATGCCTGTGCATTTCTTCATGTACTGCGCCAAAACATCGTGTATACCATCACGGGTTTTCTCAGGAAACATCAAATGTATTCGCATCTGAAATATTGGCCCAGGAATTCGACACCATAGAAAGGGTACTCAATATTTTAAAAGAGGCATCAAATCAACTGAAAGAAGGAAAATCTGTTCCCAGAGAAGTGCTTTATGGAATAATAGACATCATTGAGAATTTTTCTGATAAACACCATCAGGAAAAAGAGGATAAGATATTATTTCCTTTTCTTAAAACAGTTCAAGATGGAGATAAGATAGATTTTTTCGGACAATTACTTTTAGAACATGTATTAGCACGTGATAAGATTCGCGAATTGTCCTTCGCAATAAACAATCTGTACCAAGGGAAAAAAGAGAAAAAAATGATTACAAAAATTTCCTCTTCATACATAAAATTAATGAAAAGGCATATGAAAACAGAGGAAAAATTATTATTCCCATGGATGAACACTACGTTAAGCCACGATGATCAGGTAACCCTGGTTGAAAAATTTAAGGCAGTCGAAAAAGAAGATATTTCCGCGGGTGTTCATGAAAAGTATGTAGCCTTAATCGAAGAGATTGAAAACCAATTAGGGCTTTTTTCAAAATAGAATTTATTTACTTGATTCATGATTAAGACTACTACTCTTAAAGACTATTTTATTCATATTGTTTAAATTCGGTTTTTAACATAAAAACCAAGCTGCATAGACAATAGAAAGATTCATTTTTTTATTATCATATGGAAAGAGACAGATCATGGTAAAAATATTAGACAGGTTTAAGATGCTTGGCTTATCAGAAAACACATTGCAGGCTTTGGAGAAGAAAGGTTTCGAAGAACCTACGCTAATTCAGGAAAAAACGATTCCGGTTCTCTTAAAAGGGGAATTAGACATTATAGGACAAGCCCAGACAGGAACGGGCAAAACTGCTGCTTTTGGATTACCTATTATTGAAAAAATAAAGGAAAATTCGAATACTGTGCAAGTTCTTGTCCTAACACCAACAAGAGAATTGGCAATCCAGGTATCTGAAGAGATAAATTCCTTAAAAGGGAATAAGAGACTCCAAATAGTTCCTATTTATGGAGGTCAATCTATAGAAGAACAACTAAGGAGATTGAAAAAAGGTGTAGACATAGTAGTTGGAACCCCCGGCAGAATCCTTGATCACCTTAAGAGGAAAAGTTTGAAATTAAGCGCTATATCATATCTGGTACTTGACGAGGCGGATGAAATGCTTAACATGGGTTTTATAGAAGACATAGAAAGCATTTTAACAAAAACCAATCCAGAGAAAAGAATGCTCCTTTTTTCGGCAACAATGCCGGAAACAATATTGCGTATTGCAAAGAAATATATGCGAGACTATGAATTTATCATAATAAAAAAAGAACAACCTACCTCAACATTGACGGATCAAATCTATTTTGAAGTAACGGAATCTGACAAATTGGAGGCACTCTGCAGAATTATTGACTTTGAACATGAGTTTTATGGTTTGATTTTCTGCAGAACGAAAATTGATGCAGACCGGATAGCAAACAAACTCCTGGACAGGGGATATGCTGCGGAAGCTCTACACGGAGACCTTTCTCAATATCAGAGAGAGAGAATATTAGAAAAATTCAAAAAGAAAAGAGCAAATATTCTGGTTGCTACAGACGTTGCGGCCAGGGGTATAGACATTAATAATCTCACGCATGTAATAAATTACGCTTTACCACAAAACCCGGAATCATACGTGCACAGAATAGGAAGAACCGGAAGAGCTGGAAGAGAAGGAACAGCGATAACATTTGTTACTCCGCAGGAATATAGACAAGTTATCTATATACAAAAAATTGCCAAAACTGACATAAGAAAAGAAAAACTTCCTCAAATAAAGGATGTCATACAAGTAAAGAAATCGAGGATCAAAGATGAGTTGATAAACATCATAAAGACTGAGAATATTGTCGACTACATAAGGCTCGCGCAAGAAATGCTGGAAGGAAATGAAGCAGAATGCGTCTTGGCGGCGCTTTTAAAGTACTCGTTCCGCAGTGAATTAGACGAAAAAAGTTATAATGAAATCAGGGATGTTTCCATAGACTATAAAGGAAAAACCAGACTCTGTATTGCGCTGGGAAAAAGCGATGGAATGACTCCTAAAAAACTAACGAGTTTCATAAAAAAGAAAACACAAATAAGCGATCGAAAAATCAATGATGTCAAAGTATTTCATAAATTTTCTTTCATAGCAGTGCCTTTCAAGGAAGCAGAAATAATACTTGATATTTTTAAAAAGGAAAAGAAAGGAAGAAAACCTATTGTTGAACGGGCTCGAGTTAAAAAGAAACGCTACTAAATCCTATTCCGTAAACCGATATAAATGTCTTTTTTACTCTAATTTTAAATACGTTGCCAAAACCTTAAAATCTTACGGTTATTCATAAATACTACGTGAATCAATAACCTTATCCACATCCAAAAATCACACTGTCAATATATTCAGTGTCTAAATTCTCATGGCGGAGTTAGCATTTATACAAAAAATCAGAAGGAGACAAAAAAAACGCAGAGATATTGTTCTGGGTATTGGTGATGACTGTGCAGCATTAGATGTGTCTTCGGACAAATTATGCATTATCACGGCCGATATGTTGGTAAACGGCACACATTTCGATTTAAAAAAATGCACCCCGCAACAGGCAGGAAGAAAGGCTATTGCTTGCAGCGTTAGTGATGTGGCAGCCATGGGTTGCCGGGCAACGTTTGCCGTCGTTTCTATCTGCTTCCCCCACAACGCTACCAATACATTTGCAACAAAGCTCTATGAAGGCATTTGGAGCATGACAAATAAATATAATATTGAAATTGTTGGAGGCGACATTATCAGTGGTAATTGTCCCTTGTGCATAAATGTAACTATGCTGGGAAGAGATGATGGTTTAAAACCAATCCGCCGTTCAGGCGCTCGGACAGGGGACATGATTCTTGTTACGGGAACACTCGGTGGATCACTTCTCGGTAAACATCTTAGTTTTGAGCCTCTTTTGGAAGAAGGGATTTTCCTCAATAAACATTATACTATTCATGCCATGATAGACATCAGTGATGGATTAGCAGCAGATTTAAATCATATCCTGCAGGAAAGCCATGGGGGCGCCATTCTCTACGAAGACAAAATTCCTCTCTCAAAGGCCGCAGTAAAACTTTCAAAGATAACAGGAAAAACACCGCTTGATCACGCCCTGTTTGATGGTGAGGATTATGAATTATTGTTCGTAGTATCAAAAAATCAGGCAAACAAAGTTATGAATTCTGATTATTTTCAAAAAGGTATGATTCATTGTATCGGAGAGATGGTAAACGGCCATGGTATTCGAATGAAAAATATCCAGGGAAATACTCAGCGCGTAAAACCACACGGATATGAACATCTCACATCATAACCGGCAACAAAT
Above is a genomic segment from Candidatus Brocadiaceae bacterium containing:
- a CDS encoding LysM peptidoglycan-binding domain-containing protein: MRRTIFINLAVGGMFFLSFLFGGCASQPKKQTVPVPLEKEIKSIEGATSSGTSYFVNKGDTLWRISKKYGVSVEQLLNANNITDVKNLKVGQTLIIPGHGKSNATYAKFTNTSPASTVARKMSATGFIWPVKGKTISYYDDFMNGTKHAGIYILPEPGQKVVAAKKGTVEAVSNLGDNKHVLVIKHAWGVRTFYGCCCTLLVGEGAYVEQGHPIANLLQNGPNVLKEISFKIYIKDKPVNPLLHLP
- a CDS encoding HIT domain-containing protein, encoding MKNLWAPWRVAYIQQSPKENVCFLCESFNNNHDDKSLIVYRSKESFCILNKYPYNSGHLMVAPNNHKADISELTDHELLEIMKLTAKMKGILTKLMAPEGFNIGINLGKPAGAGLLGHIHVHIVPRWNGDTNFMPVISEAKVISQSLENLYKEFKKQLV
- the thiL gene encoding thiamine-phosphate kinase; translation: MAELAFIQKIRRRQKKRRDIVLGIGDDCAALDVSSDKLCIITADMLVNGTHFDLKKCTPQQAGRKAIACSVSDVAAMGCRATFAVVSICFPHNATNTFATKLYEGIWSMTNKYNIEIVGGDIISGNCPLCINVTMLGRDDGLKPIRRSGARTGDMILVTGTLGGSLLGKHLSFEPLLEEGIFLNKHYTIHAMIDISDGLAADLNHILQESHGGAILYEDKIPLSKAAVKLSKITGKTPLDHALFDGEDYELLFVVSKNQANKVMNSDYFQKGMIHCIGEMVNGHGIRMKNIQGNTQRVKPHGYEHLTS
- a CDS encoding DEAD/DEAH box helicase, whose translation is MVKILDRFKMLGLSENTLQALEKKGFEEPTLIQEKTIPVLLKGELDIIGQAQTGTGKTAAFGLPIIEKIKENSNTVQVLVLTPTRELAIQVSEEINSLKGNKRLQIVPIYGGQSIEEQLRRLKKGVDIVVGTPGRILDHLKRKSLKLSAISYLVLDEADEMLNMGFIEDIESILTKTNPEKRMLLFSATMPETILRIAKKYMRDYEFIIIKKEQPTSTLTDQIYFEVTESDKLEALCRIIDFEHEFYGLIFCRTKIDADRIANKLLDRGYAAEALHGDLSQYQRERILEKFKKKRANILVATDVAARGIDINNLTHVINYALPQNPESYVHRIGRTGRAGREGTAITFVTPQEYRQVIYIQKIAKTDIRKEKLPQIKDVIQVKKSRIKDELINIIKTENIVDYIRLAQEMLEGNEAECVLAALLKYSFRSELDEKSYNEIRDVSIDYKGKTRLCIALGKSDGMTPKKLTSFIKKKTQISDRKINDVKVFHKFSFIAVPFKEAEIILDIFKKEKKGRKPIVERARVKKKRY
- a CDS encoding hemerythrin domain-containing protein, which codes for MKKFSLLTTILSCLCISSCTAPKHRVYHHGFSQETSNVFASEILAQEFDTIERVLNILKEASNQLKEGKSVPREVLYGIIDIIENFSDKHHQEKEDKILFPFLKTVQDGDKIDFFGQLLLEHVLARDKIRELSFAINNLYQGKKEKKMITKISSSYIKLMKRHMKTEEKLLFPWMNTTLSHDDQVTLVEKFKAVEKEDISAGVHEKYVALIEEIENQLGLFSK
- the ispD gene encoding 2-C-methyl-D-erythritol 4-phosphate cytidylyltransferase yields the protein MKVSAVLVGAGLGLRMGGAVKKPFLRIHGKPIFLYTIERFSQNDMISEIIFVVGENELIPFREKWQAVLATYKVKKIIPGGKRRQDSVFNGISQTNKDTNIVLIHDIVRPLVKAEHIDSVINKTYEFHAAILAAPMKATVKEVGHNLCIERTVPRQRLWMAQTPQGFEKNLLLKVFQQSQNTATEFTDDSEMVEKAGYPVYIVPGTDDNIKITTSEDIHLAEALLTP
- a CDS encoding deoxyguanosinetriphosphate triphosphohydrolase, with the translated sequence MTRKDFELKEDRDLASFAMKSKNSKGRKYAEEEHFYRSVYQRDRDRIIHSTAFRRLEYKTQVFVNHEGDYYRTRLTHTMEVSQIARILSRALNLNEDLAEAIALAHDLGHTPFGHSGEEALKKLMKGQGGFEHNLHGLRVVDILEHRYPNFPGLNLSWEVRESIVKHNSSCLDNSTSAEYNATEQPLLEAQIVDKADAIAYDNHDIDDGLKAGIITNDDLQAIDLWRETQKKVKESYIIHDHSILIAQTIRTLINLEVTDLLENTKARIKQEGIRTVKDVRTFPGTIVAFSSKLTEQKNNLQKFLYHNVYQHYRVVRMSNKAKRFLEELFTSFLKNPKQLPIEYQKWVEESGLYQGICDYIAGMTDRYAQDEYKKLFYPYETV